The following are encoded together in the Hemicordylus capensis ecotype Gifberg chromosome 4, rHemCap1.1.pri, whole genome shotgun sequence genome:
- the LOC128322993 gene encoding SCAN domain-containing protein 3-like isoform X1 has translation MCGRSREQVSLTIKMSKKQKSLKSFFEKGERPNDETPEYSKTANKKKAAFKRKYQESDLNYGFIATGDSHSPSPLCIICGEQLSNEAMKPSKLLRHMETKHPALKDKPLEFFKRKKREHEEQKQLLKATASTNVSALRASFLVANRIAKAKKPSIGEELILPAAKDICLEPLGEAAVQKVARVPLLASIITRRIDEIAEDIEAQLLERINESPWYAIHVDESTDVDNKATMLVYVRYIFQEDVHEDMLCALLLPTNTTAAELFKSLITYQENNWSFCVGICTDGAAAMNGRISGFTTRVKEVTSECESTHCVLHREMLASRKMSPELKNVLQDAIKIINHIKVHSLNSRLFEQLCEEMDAEYTRLLLYTEVRWLSKCRSLARVFELWLPLQRFLLEKQSPLAAHFSDTEWVLKLAYLCDIFNLLNELTLSLQGNDNCVQVG, from the exons ATGTGCGGaagatcaagagaacaagt atctctgaCTATAAAAATGAGTAAAAAACAAAAGTCTCTGAAAAGCTTCTTTGAAAAGGGAGAAAGACCCAATGATGAGACACCAGAGTACTCTAAGACTGCCAACAAAAAGAAAGCtgcatttaaaagaaaatacCAAGAGTCTGACTTAAATTACGGGTTCATTGCAACAGGTGATTCACATTCTCCAAGCCCGCTTTGTATAATATGTGGTGAACAGCTATCCAACGAAGCCATGAAACCTTCAAAACTGCTTCGCCACATGGAGACCAAGCACCCTGCATTAAAAGACAAGCCTTTGGAgtttttcaaaagaaagaaacGTGAACACGAAGAACAGAAGCAATTATTGAAGGCCACCGCTTCAACAAATGTGTCTGCACTGAGAGCATCATTCTTAGTGGCTAACCGCATTGCTAAAGCTAAGAAGCCCTCTATTGGTGAAGAGTTGATCCTGCCTGCTGCTAAGGACATTTGCCTTGAACCTTTAGGAGAGGCTGCAGTTCAAAAAGTGGCACGTGTTCCTCTTTTGGCTAGCATCATAACTAGACGAATTGATGAAATAGCAGAGGATATTGAGGCACAATTGTTAGAGAGGATTAATGAGTCACCATGGTACGCAATCCATGTTGACGAGTCTACTGATGTTGACAACAAGGCAACAATGCTTGTTTATGTGCGATATATTTTTCAGGAGGATGTGCATGAGGATATGTTATGTGCACTTTTGTTGCCAACCAACACCACAGCTGCAGAACTATTCAAGTCTTTGATTACCTATCAGGAAAACAATTGGTCATTTTGTGTCGGTATATGCACGGATGGAGCGGCTGCCATGAATGGACGGATTTCTGGTTTCACTACTCGGGTCAAGGAGGTCACTTCTGAATGTGAGTCTACGCATTGTGTCCTCCATAGAGAAATGCTGGCTAGCCGGAAAATGTCACCTGAACTTAAGAATGTTTTGCAGGATGCGATTAAAATTATCAACCACATTAAAGTACATTCCCTTAACTCACGTCTGTTTGAGCAGCTCTGTGAGGAGATGGACGCAGAGTACACACGTCTTCTCTTATACACAGAAGTGAGATGGCTTTCCAAATGTAGATCACTGGCCAGAGTTTTTGAGTTATGGTTGCCGCTCCAGAGATTTCTTTTAGAAAAACAGTCACCACTGGCAGCACATTTCAGTGACACAGAATGGGTCTTAAAACTTGCTTACTTGTGTGACATATTCAACCTGCTTAATGAACTCACTCTGTCACTTCAGGGGAATGACAACTGTGTTCAAGTTGGCTGA
- the LOC128322993 gene encoding SCAN domain-containing protein 3-like isoform X2 has translation MSKKQKSLKSFFEKGERPNDETPEYSKTANKKKAAFKRKYQESDLNYGFIATGDSHSPSPLCIICGEQLSNEAMKPSKLLRHMETKHPALKDKPLEFFKRKKREHEEQKQLLKATASTNVSALRASFLVANRIAKAKKPSIGEELILPAAKDICLEPLGEAAVQKVARVPLLASIITRRIDEIAEDIEAQLLERINESPWYAIHVDESTDVDNKATMLVYVRYIFQEDVHEDMLCALLLPTNTTAAELFKSLITYQENNWSFCVGICTDGAAAMNGRISGFTTRVKEVTSECESTHCVLHREMLASRKMSPELKNVLQDAIKIINHIKVHSLNSRLFEQLCEEMDAEYTRLLLYTEVRWLSKCRSLARVFELWLPLQRFLLEKQSPLAAHFSDTEWVLKLAYLCDIFNLLNELTLSLQGNDNCVQVG, from the coding sequence ATGAGTAAAAAACAAAAGTCTCTGAAAAGCTTCTTTGAAAAGGGAGAAAGACCCAATGATGAGACACCAGAGTACTCTAAGACTGCCAACAAAAAGAAAGCtgcatttaaaagaaaatacCAAGAGTCTGACTTAAATTACGGGTTCATTGCAACAGGTGATTCACATTCTCCAAGCCCGCTTTGTATAATATGTGGTGAACAGCTATCCAACGAAGCCATGAAACCTTCAAAACTGCTTCGCCACATGGAGACCAAGCACCCTGCATTAAAAGACAAGCCTTTGGAgtttttcaaaagaaagaaacGTGAACACGAAGAACAGAAGCAATTATTGAAGGCCACCGCTTCAACAAATGTGTCTGCACTGAGAGCATCATTCTTAGTGGCTAACCGCATTGCTAAAGCTAAGAAGCCCTCTATTGGTGAAGAGTTGATCCTGCCTGCTGCTAAGGACATTTGCCTTGAACCTTTAGGAGAGGCTGCAGTTCAAAAAGTGGCACGTGTTCCTCTTTTGGCTAGCATCATAACTAGACGAATTGATGAAATAGCAGAGGATATTGAGGCACAATTGTTAGAGAGGATTAATGAGTCACCATGGTACGCAATCCATGTTGACGAGTCTACTGATGTTGACAACAAGGCAACAATGCTTGTTTATGTGCGATATATTTTTCAGGAGGATGTGCATGAGGATATGTTATGTGCACTTTTGTTGCCAACCAACACCACAGCTGCAGAACTATTCAAGTCTTTGATTACCTATCAGGAAAACAATTGGTCATTTTGTGTCGGTATATGCACGGATGGAGCGGCTGCCATGAATGGACGGATTTCTGGTTTCACTACTCGGGTCAAGGAGGTCACTTCTGAATGTGAGTCTACGCATTGTGTCCTCCATAGAGAAATGCTGGCTAGCCGGAAAATGTCACCTGAACTTAAGAATGTTTTGCAGGATGCGATTAAAATTATCAACCACATTAAAGTACATTCCCTTAACTCACGTCTGTTTGAGCAGCTCTGTGAGGAGATGGACGCAGAGTACACACGTCTTCTCTTATACACAGAAGTGAGATGGCTTTCCAAATGTAGATCACTGGCCAGAGTTTTTGAGTTATGGTTGCCGCTCCAGAGATTTCTTTTAGAAAAACAGTCACCACTGGCAGCACATTTCAGTGACACAGAATGGGTCTTAAAACTTGCTTACTTGTGTGACATATTCAACCTGCTTAATGAACTCACTCTGTCACTTCAGGGGAATGACAACTGTGTTCAAGTTGGCTGA